In Actinoplanes derwentensis, the following proteins share a genomic window:
- a CDS encoding VOC family protein: protein MTIAPEPRLTHDPDRRREIAHIGPVELYTPVLEQSRDFFVQVMGLREVHRDEQSSYLHTWDDYQSWTLRLVHREQAGIGRTYLRAASPQARDRLIATIEATGLGRGRVDDVRGLGEVYLFTDPDGHEMGLYWDVEWYQADDQDRPALKNQAAAYPGRGANLRRLDHVNYLTADVPGTAGFLRDVLGARCTEQIVKDDHVTPAAIWYSLGNKSYDLVYTEDWTGTRGRLHHVAFATDTREEILRAADVCLEAGVHIETGPHKHAIQQTFFLYVWEPGGNRIEICNAGARLILAPDWKTVSWIKEERAKGQAWGLKTIDTFHTHGTPVLPVREGSA, encoded by the coding sequence ATGACCATCGCACCCGAGCCCCGTCTGACCCACGATCCCGATCGGCGCCGGGAGATCGCCCACATCGGCCCGGTCGAGCTGTACACCCCGGTGCTGGAGCAGTCCCGCGACTTCTTCGTGCAGGTGATGGGCTTGCGCGAAGTCCACCGCGACGAGCAGTCGAGCTATCTGCACACCTGGGACGACTACCAGTCCTGGACGTTGCGGCTGGTGCACCGCGAGCAGGCCGGCATCGGGCGTACCTATCTGCGGGCCGCGAGCCCGCAGGCACGGGACCGTCTGATCGCGACGATCGAGGCGACCGGACTCGGCCGGGGCCGGGTCGACGACGTGCGCGGTCTCGGCGAGGTCTACCTGTTCACCGATCCGGACGGCCACGAGATGGGCCTGTACTGGGACGTCGAGTGGTACCAGGCCGATGACCAGGATCGGCCGGCGCTGAAGAACCAGGCCGCCGCCTATCCGGGGCGTGGTGCGAACCTGCGCCGCCTCGACCACGTCAACTACCTGACCGCGGACGTGCCGGGGACCGCCGGATTCCTGCGGGACGTCCTCGGCGCCCGCTGCACCGAGCAGATCGTCAAGGACGACCACGTCACCCCGGCGGCGATCTGGTACTCCCTCGGCAACAAGTCCTACGACCTGGTCTACACCGAGGACTGGACCGGCACCCGCGGCCGGTTGCACCACGTCGCGTTCGCCACCGACACCCGTGAGGAGATCCTGCGGGCCGCCGACGTCTGCCTCGAAGCCGGCGTGCACATCGAGACCGGACCACACAAACATGCCATTCAACAGACCTTCTTCTTGTACGTGTGGGAGCCGGGCGGCAACCGCATCGAGATCTGCAACGCCGGTGCCCGCCTGATCCTCGCCCCCGACTGGAAGACCGTCAGCTGGATCAAGGAGGAACGCGCGAAGGGCCAGGCCTGGGGCTTGAAGACGATCGACACGTTCCATACACACGGCACCCCGGTCCTGCCGGTCCGGGAGGGCTCCGCATGA